From a region of the Helianthus annuus cultivar XRQ/B chromosome 5, HanXRQr2.0-SUNRISE, whole genome shotgun sequence genome:
- the LOC110943187 gene encoding ATP-dependent DNA helicase PIF1-like, which yields MRHVNHVLLGVFFIDGPGGTRKTFLYKALLAKVRSHGHIALATASSGAAANNMPGGRTTHSRFKILTKLDNNSMCGIVKQGARAQLIRLAKLIIWDEAFMATRQSIVAIDRTFQDITGVNLPFGGKIMVMGGDFRQVLPVIRGGKRAQIVDTSLCMSPLWSLTKKICLSINMRAHTDSWFSEFLLRVGNGIEETIDGNQIRIPDDMTIPFTTKENTIKQLIQAIFPSLNANA from the coding sequence ATGAGACATGTCAATCACGTTCTACTAGGCGTCTTCTTCATAGATGGCCCAGGTGGAACAAGGAAAACATTCCTATACAAAGCATTACTCGCAAAAGTTCGATCACATGGCCACATTGCACTCGCGACTGCTTCTTCAGGCGCTGCAGCAAACAACATGCCAGGTGGGAGAACAACACACTCAAGATTCAAGATCCTAACTAAACTAGACAACAACTCGATGTGCGGCATAGTAAAACAAGGTGCACGTGCACAACTTATCAGGTTAGCAAAACTAATCATCTGGGATGAAGCATTTATGGCGACACGACAGTCTATTGTAGCCATTGACAGGACCTTCCAAGACATAACAGGCGTTAACCTCCCATTCGGAGGAAAGATAATGGTAATGGGAGGTGATTTTAGGCAAGTCCTACCAGTAATTAGAGGAGGCAAACGAGCGCAAATCGTAGACACCAGCCTATGCATGTCACCTCTTTGGTCCTTAACTAAGAAAATATGCCTCTCCATAAACATGAGAGCGCATACTGATTCGTGGTTCTCGGAATTCCTTTTACGAGTCGGCAATGGAATTGAGGAGACCATAGATGGAAACCAAATCCGCATCCCCGACGACATGACAATCCCATTCACCACAAAGGAAAATACCATCAAACAACTCATTCAAGCCATTTTCCCCTCCCTCAACGCAAATGCCTAG